One region of Chryseobacterium muglaense genomic DNA includes:
- the gdhA gene encoding NADP-specific glutamate dehydrogenase: MEQYNIDQKIQEFIAKIEAKNPNEPEFLQAVKEVAVTVIPFILTRKEYTGMKLLERMAEAERIIIFRVPWVDDKGEIQVNRGFRIQMNSAIGPYKGGIRFHPTVNLSVLKFLAFEQVFKNSLTTLPMGGGKGGSDFDPQGKTDMEVMRFCQAFMTELCKHIGPETDVPAGDIGVGAREIGYLFGQYKKVRNEFTGVLTGKGLAYGGSLIRPEATGYGVVYFAEQMLKTIGQTFKDKTVSVSGFGNVAWGVIKKVNELGGKVITLSGPDGYIYDKDGIDGDKIDYLLELRASGNNRAEDYAKKYPSAVFYAGKRPWEVKCDVAIPSATQNELHLEDAKMLVENGCVCVTEAANMPSTLDAINYFLENKVLFSPGKASNAGGVATSGLEMTQNSIRLNWTSEEVDARLKEIMIGIHKACRDYGKEEDGYVNYVKGANIAGFVKVAEAMLAQGVV, from the coding sequence ATGGAACAATATAATATTGACCAGAAAATTCAGGAATTTATTGCTAAAATTGAGGCAAAAAATCCTAACGAACCGGAATTTTTACAGGCAGTAAAAGAAGTTGCTGTAACTGTAATTCCGTTTATCTTGACCAGAAAAGAATATACCGGAATGAAGCTTCTAGAGAGAATGGCTGAAGCGGAAAGAATTATTATTTTCAGAGTTCCATGGGTTGATGATAAAGGTGAAATTCAAGTAAACAGAGGTTTCAGAATTCAAATGAACTCTGCAATCGGGCCTTACAAAGGAGGAATCCGTTTCCACCCTACGGTAAACCTTTCTGTACTTAAATTCTTAGCCTTTGAGCAGGTATTTAAAAACTCTTTAACAACTCTTCCAATGGGAGGTGGTAAAGGAGGTTCTGATTTTGACCCACAAGGAAAAACTGATATGGAAGTAATGCGTTTTTGCCAGGCTTTCATGACAGAATTATGCAAACATATTGGTCCTGAAACCGACGTTCCTGCTGGAGATATCGGTGTTGGAGCAAGAGAAATCGGATATTTATTCGGGCAGTACAAGAAAGTAAGAAACGAGTTTACAGGAGTTCTTACCGGAAAAGGTCTTGCTTATGGAGGTTCATTAATCCGTCCTGAAGCGACTGGTTACGGTGTTGTTTACTTCGCTGAACAAATGCTTAAGACTATCGGACAAACTTTTAAAGATAAAACAGTAAGTGTCTCAGGTTTCGGAAACGTAGCTTGGGGAGTTATCAAAAAAGTAAACGAATTGGGAGGAAAAGTAATTACACTTTCTGGACCAGACGGTTACATTTACGATAAAGACGGAATCGACGGTGATAAAATCGATTATCTTTTAGAGCTTAGAGCTTCTGGAAATAACAGAGCTGAAGATTACGCTAAAAAATATCCTTCTGCAGTATTCTACGCTGGAAAACGTCCTTGGGAAGTTAAATGTGACGTGGCAATTCCTTCTGCAACTCAGAACGAATTACACCTTGAAGATGCTAAAATGTTAGTAGAAAACGGTTGCGTTTGTGTAACTGAAGCTGCTAATATGCCTTCAACTTTAGATGCTATTAATTATTTCCTTGAAAACAAAGTATTGTTCTCTCCAGGAAAAGCTTCTAATGCAGGTGGTGTAGCTACTTCAGGATTAGAAATGACTCAAAACTCTATCAGACTAAACTGGACTTCTGAGGAAGTTGATGCAAGATTGAAAGAGATTATGATCGGAATCCATAAAGCTTGTAGAGACTACGGTAAAGAGGAAGATGGTTATGTGAACTACGTAAAAGGCGCTAACATCGCTGGATTCGTAAAAGTAGCTGAAGCAATGCTTGCTCAAGGAGTAGTATAA
- a CDS encoding iron chaperone, whose product MKNTFTDFNEYFLLFPEEVQLKMEILRRVIHSQNSDLKEYMGYQMPAFKYKEKPLVYFAAYKKHIGFYPLPKAITHFENDFIERKYKFSKGAVQFPLKEDLPLDLIEKMVQFRISEINKG is encoded by the coding sequence ATGAAAAATACATTCACAGATTTTAATGAATATTTTCTTCTCTTTCCTGAAGAGGTACAATTGAAAATGGAGATTTTAAGAAGAGTAATACACTCCCAAAATTCTGATTTGAAAGAATATATGGGTTATCAAATGCCTGCTTTTAAATATAAAGAAAAACCTTTGGTTTATTTTGCAGCTTATAAAAAACACATCGGCTTTTATCCGCTTCCCAAAGCAATTACCCATTTTGAAAATGATTTTATTGAAAGAAAATATAAGTTTTCGAAAGGCGCGGTGCAATTTCCGTTGAAAGAAGACCTGCCTTTAGATTTAATCGAAAAAATGGTACAATTTAGAATCTCTGAAATAAATAAAGGTTGA
- a CDS encoding YkgJ family cysteine cluster protein has translation MNLDFYKTQALQKQKEHKKFLDGLKKKPPKNLDYIVQEIHEEVFERVDCLQCANCCKTTGPLYTEKDIERISKHLRMKQADFEAKFLRVDEDNDKVLQNLPCYFLNGDNTCSIYEVRPKACREYPHTDRKKIYQINDLMIKNTVICPAAFEFVESMMKNLNK, from the coding sequence TTGAATTTAGATTTTTACAAAACTCAGGCTTTACAAAAGCAGAAAGAACATAAAAAGTTTTTGGATGGTTTAAAGAAAAAACCGCCCAAAAACCTCGATTATATCGTTCAGGAAATCCACGAAGAAGTATTTGAGAGAGTAGATTGTCTTCAGTGTGCCAATTGCTGTAAAACCACCGGACCGCTTTATACTGAAAAAGATATAGAAAGAATTTCAAAACACCTACGCATGAAACAGGCAGATTTTGAAGCTAAATTTCTGCGTGTAGATGAAGATAATGACAAAGTTCTGCAGAATCTTCCTTGTTATTTTTTGAATGGTGATAATACCTGTTCTATTTACGAAGTCCGCCCAAAAGCATGTAGAGAATATCCTCATACAGACCGGAAAAAGATTTATCAAATCAATGATTTAATGATAAAAAATACAGTGATTTGTCCGGCTGCATTTGAGTTTGTAGAAAGTATGATGAAGAATTTGAACAAATAA
- a CDS encoding group III truncated hemoglobin — MKNLESREDIELLVNSFYDKVVQDETIGFFFKDVVNVDFKKHLPKMYSFWESILFGQMSYKGNPMAVHFPINQLEAMEKRHFEKWLELWKQTIEENFTGENASMAITKSENIANLMAYKMEMARKL, encoded by the coding sequence ATGAAAAATTTAGAATCAAGAGAAGATATAGAATTATTGGTGAACAGTTTTTACGACAAAGTTGTACAGGACGAAACGATTGGTTTTTTCTTCAAAGACGTTGTAAATGTTGATTTTAAAAAGCATTTACCCAAAATGTACTCATTTTGGGAAAGTATTCTTTTCGGGCAAATGAGCTACAAAGGAAATCCGATGGCGGTACATTTTCCAATCAACCAATTAGAAGCGATGGAGAAAAGACATTTTGAAAAATGGCTTGAATTGTGGAAACAAACTATTGAAGAGAATTTTACCGGTGAAAACGCTTCTATGGCCATCACAAAATCTGAAAATATCGCCAACTTAATGGCTTATAAAATGGAAATGGCGAGAAAACTTTAG